AGCCCTGTGTGTTCTCTTCGCAGTGACAGAGGATCTGCTCGCTGTGCTGGCAGAGCTGCAGCAGGCTGTGCAGGATTGGGCTGAGGACAGCTCTCTAGGCCTGGTTAGTGACTGACACCCACCCTGCAGGCCTCTAGCAAACCAGATGTCTTGTGTCCCCGGCAGTGACTGTCCTACCCTATAGGCTGCGGCCCCAGATGCTGGTGCAGATAGCTGCATGGTTGTACACGTGGTGAGCTGTGAGGAGGAGTTCCAGCAACAGAAGTTGGACCTGCTTTGGTGGAAGTTGGATGACCAGGCTCCTCTCAGACAGGTAGGTTAGTGATGGTGGCTCCCCACACCAATCTCAGAGGGCCCTTGAAACCCACTTGTTAGTTGATGGGTCCAGAAGGTGATACTTGACCTTGGGGAGATGTTAGGCTTGGTAAATGGGCATGTGTAGCAGGTGCTGGGAGAGGTCTCTGGAGGGATCATAGCCCAGAGAATACTGAAGAATAGGTTGAGGAGGCTACCCTGTGGGGATGGAGATTCTAAGGTAAAAAGCTGGGGGAGTCCAGGAACCAAATTTAGGTTCCTGGAGGGTATCGCCAGCTGGCTGAGCCCCTGCTATCTTCCTGACAGAAGCACCTGGTCTGTGGCCCAGTGAAAGTAGCTGGTGCACCTGGCACCCTGACTGCCCCCGAGTACTACGAGTGAGTGAGGCTGGAAGGAAGGCCACCAAGCCAGGGTAGTTGCGGTGGGGGACTCTGCCCCCTGGTCCTCCTCTCACTCTTTTCAAAATGCAGGCTCCGGCATGCCCAGGTGTGCAAGGCCTCAGCACTGAAGCGCGGTAGGGACCTGGCACAAGGTGCGCCTGGGAGACCCTGGCTGTGCTTTGGGTAGGGGAAGGTCATTtgcccccctgccccacctcGTTCCCTGCCTGTAGAGACTGATTAACTGATCCGTACTCCTTCAGACTCAGCCTGGATGGAAATCTTCAGGGTTCTCTCTGTGGCAACCATTAAGTTTGAGATGCTCAGCACAGCCCCACAAAGTCAGGTGAGCCTGGGCGCCAtgctgggccagggctggggggacAGGGTGTGCAGTGGCTGTCCCTCCCTCTGCAGCTGTGCCCTTATTCCTCAGCTTCTCTTGGCCCTGGCCGACAGCAGCATTTCCACAAAGGGCACCAAAAGTGGCACCTTTGTCATGTATAATTGTGCACGTCTTGCCACACTCTTTGAGAGTTACAAGTGCAGCATGGAACAAGGTCTGTACCCCACTTTCCCACCTGTGAGCAGTCTGGATTTCTCTCTGCTACATGATGAGGTGAGTGCCCCTCTTGGGTAGCTGTCACATGTGGGAAGTTCAGGCCTTTCCCTCTCAGCACCCTTCTCCCCCACAGGGTGAGTGGTTGCTGCTCTTCAACAGCATCCTCCCCTTCCCAGACATGCTGAGCCAGACAGCAGCCCTACCCTGCACAGCCCCAGGGCTCCACATCACTGCACGCACAGAGATGGTAAGGCAGAGGACACTGGGACGGACTGCACACACTAGTCTTTATTCTGGGGCACAGAGACAGGCCAGTGACTCAATCTCTTGTCTCTAGGTGTGCAAGTTCCTGGTACAGCTCAGCATGGATTTCAGCTCATACTATAACCGGGTACACATCCTAGGGGTAAGTGCACAGCAAAAGGGCATATGTGGGGGGTGCAGGGGAAGCAAAGGATGAGACCAGCAGgcccctttctctcctccagGAGCCTCGACCACACTTGTTTGGTCAAATGTTTGCCCGTCTGCAGCTTCTGCGGGCTGTGCGTGAAGTGCTCCACACCGGGCTGGCCATGCTGGGTCTCCCTCCACTGAGTCACATCTAAGGCCACAGAGGCCCCAATATCTGGGAATGTCCACAAAGTCAtcaactgaaagggaaaaaacccacagatTTTGTTAGAGACTCGGAGCCAAAATAAATTGCTTCTGTGACAAAGTTTTGTCCCATTGTGGGGAGTGGGGCATATTCTTGGCCTGCCCAGGTGGCTTTCAACTCACCTCCAGCTCCTGCTCTTGAGTCAGGAGCCCGCGgctgcctcttcctcccctcaAGGCACACTGGGCATGGGCACAGATAGTCACTCTGTCTGTGAGCAGGCCCCATGCCCAGCATGCCGGCCACCGCGGGACATCTCAGTCATACCAGTTGTAAACCTCAAGGCCCTGGCCCCCAAGAGCACAGCGGTGGCCAAACTCGGGGCTCACGGGCCAGCAGTCCATGTCGGCCACATCTGCTACGTGGTACACTGTACTGTTCATAAAGGTGGGCTCACCATGCCCCAGACGCCAGAAGGTAAGCCGTTGGTCGATGGAGGCTGAGACCATGAGGCTTGGGCTTAAGATCTTGAGGCCTGTCACATGGGCAGCATGTGCACAGGGGAGAGAGTATTCTTCCAGCACTTGCAGCTGGGGCACCAGCTCAGCACCCCCCACAGCCTCTTCCAGCTCTGGCACCTCCACAGTAAGCACAAAGACGTGGAGGGAGCCATCCTCACTGCCACTGGCCACAAGATGGCCCTCACGTGTGGGCAAAGTGTGCAGGCTGTTGACACCACAGCTGTGAGCCTGGAGAGTCAGGCAGGGGCTGCCCAGCCCTGGAAGAAGATGGTTGTCACTGCCCAGCTCAACACTTGGCTGAGTGcactgggaggtggggggacagCCACAGTGGCACTCTAGCTACTCACGGTAGGGAAGCCCAGGGTCTGCTGGAGGCACCAGGGCAGGAGAGCCATGGTCCAGCACAGTGGTGAGATCCCAGAAGGCCAGGCTGCCATCCGTGGCTGCACTGCACAGGAACAGTCTCCTGGTAGCCAGGAAAAGGCAGCTGGGTCAGTGAGGGGGATGGAAAGCAATAGGAGCCCCCACCAAACCCATGCAGGACCACCATGCAGCCCCTCTCACCGCCGCTGATTGGTTGCCTCGTGTGTGAAGGAGTGGACCTTGAGCACACAGCGCTTGTGGTGGAAGGTTTCAGCCAGGAGCTGTAGCCGCTGCCCAGAGTCCTGCAAGAGAAAGAGCCTGGGGGGTGCAGAGGATGGCCCAGCTCAGAACCCATTCTAAACATCCCTACAtccttttcttttgtctccaGGCCCCCTGGGTCCTATATGCTCACCTCACTGCCCCATCGCTACAGGCTGCAGCCACAAGGGGGCCAAGGCCAGGCCGGTCGAGCTCACACACAGCTAGGGACATGTACCTGCAAGGACAGTACACAGCCATCAAGCAGAGCCTTGGAGCAGCGGCACAGGGCTTGCCCTgcatgcccccccaccccatgctcctGTCTGACAGTGCACCTCACCTGGTCTCTGGGTCCACCTTGATCATCCGGTGCCGATTGCGCTGCCGGTCCCAGTACTCATCCAGCCGGTGAGACGAAAGGTGCATGACATGGCAGGCAAGGCGGCTTGGGGTGCTAGGGTCTGGGCTGACCATGATTGTGAAGCAGTGCATCTCAGCCCTGCCCCCCGCAGATACCACATGGGCAGTCAGGCCAGGCTGAGGATCCTGAGGGCCACCTGGGGTGCCAGTGCCCCACACAGCCACTGCACGCACCGAGGAGATGTGGTTACAGACAGCTGTAAGCGCATGGGCTGAGCCTGTGGCTGTGGGGAGTGCCAGGATACAGACGGTGGTGTCCTCGCTGCACGTTATCACAATGTCGATCAGGCCAGGGCCCTCACTACCAGGCTCCAGGTGGTCAGGCTGCATGAAGCTGGGCACCCCAAATTCAGGCCCCAGGGTGACGGTGCCCACACGCTTTACACAAGTGATCTCACGGCCATGTAGGCTCTCCCGGAGAATCACATGTGGCCGTGTGCAGCCACCAAGAGCCCGGTACAGCATGACATCCCCATCCTTGAGGTAGGCAAAAGCCATAGCTGCCTCGGTATCAGAGAAGGCCCAGGAGCGATGCCCTCCACCACAGTTGATAATGTGCAGCTTCTCATGCGACCGGGGGCTCCACACCACAAACTCGTTGGCGTGGAAACCCAGGATGACCATGCTCCCATCAGCCACCATTCGGAGCCCAGCCACCCAGTTCATACCTCGACAGGATTTTTGCCTTAGGACTGGCTGGAGTTGGCCACCTCGCACCAAGAGCTGGTAGTAGGCACCATCACGCCCTGTAGTGTACACGTAGCCACCATGGCAGGTGACTGAGGTCACACCCTGTTTCCCATGCAGAGAAGGGAGGGTGGACACAGGGCCCCACTCAGCCAAGGTGTTCTCACTCCCACCACTGCCACTACCCGTTCCAAGTGCTCCAGTACCAGCCCCAACTTTGCCTCCGACCCCAAGATCCTTGAGCAAATCTGGTCGGGAGGGGAACAGCAACACGGAGCCCCGGCGGTCCCCGCACACCAGGAAGTCGCCCGGGGGTAGAAAGGCACTGCATGTGTGCCATCTCTGCTTGCTTGGAGGTAGGAGGTACCGGCAACGTTCCTTGACAAAGATGGCCTTGCCAGAGGGCGCAGCAGAGATCTCTAGGCAagccaccacaccaccagggccCGATGCTAGCAACAGAAGCTCCTCGTAGCCACGCAAGGCCCAGCTCAGGCTGTGCACCTTCCCATGGAACAGGGTCAGGTCCACAGCTGCAGTTGCAGTGTTGATGGGGACAACCTTGACATGACCTTCCCCATTGGCCATGGCACACAGTCCGAAGCCCTCAGGACCAGGGGCTGCCTCCAGGAGGCAGTAGGACTGGAAGCACTTGTCCTCCAGCAGCTGCTCCCAGCACTTGACCTCGAGGTCATAAAGGTACAGGGCCCCTGTATCAGTCACTGCCAGTACTCGCCATGAGCCAGCCAGCGTCACAGCCTTGAGGGCACCTGGCCTGCTATGGGATTTGAAGCCGAGGGTGGAGACCCCCGAACCCGGGTACCCACGCCCCATCAAGTGCCATAGCCGGATGCCTGAGTCATCGCCCCCAGTGATCACCCAGGCCTGTCTCTCATGAGCAGCTATGGCCCGGATCCCACGGCCCTGGTGGCCCCGAAAGGCCTGGAGGATTTCGCCTTCGTGGCTCCATACCAAGCAGACGCAGTCTTCTCCTGCACTGATAAGGTAATTTTCTAGGAGCTTGACCTGCCATACACGGGCACTGTGCCCAAAGCAGTGCCCAATATTCTGCACCCGACCCCCAGGCACCCGCAGGTCACCCACCTTCCAGATGCGAACACTTCGGTCTTCTGAAGCTGTGGCCAACAGGCCTTTGCTTTCCAGGTATGACATGCTGAAGATGACACCCACGTGCCCACTAACCCGTCGGTCGGGGGCTACTGGCTTATTGTCTATTAAAGCAGCTGCTGGGTACCAGACCAGGAGCTGGTTGGAAACGGCACCCGCCACTATGGTCAGCTCCTTCCAGGTATCTCCAATCAGACAGGCTGAGGAGAGGGTGCACCTGTCCGTGCAGGGCACGTCCTGCAGCATGCACCCTACCACAGGGTCATACAGCACCACTGAGTTGTGGCCCAGGGCCAAGGCCATGTTCCCCTCAAGCCAACGGGCATCCCAGATCCAGTCAGACATGTTCCACAGGCCAGAACGCCAGAGCTCCCGGAAGCGGCCCTGTCCCCAGCCAATTTTCACAATTCGGAGTCCCTTGCTCCCAAACACCGCCACCATGGCCTCCGAGTCAAGGTCTCCGTTGGGCTCTGGTCGCACTCGGAACCCATGAATAAGATAGTGGCCAAGCAGGTTCTGCACTCGTTTCATCATCCGCAGATGTCCACC
This genomic interval from Lagenorhynchus albirostris chromosome 10, mLagAlb1.1, whole genome shotgun sequence contains the following:
- the WDR6 gene encoding tRNA (34-2'-O)-methyltransferase regulator WDR6 isoform X2; protein product: MDAHEDYVWPRATSELILLPVTGLECVGERLLAGEGPDVLVYTLDFGGHLRMMKRVQNLLGHYLIHGFRVRPEPNGDLDSEAMVAVFGSKGLRIVKIGWGQGRFRELWRSGLWNMSDWIWDARWLEGNMALALGHNSVVLYDPVVGCMLQDVPCTDRCTLSSACLIGDTWKELTIVAGAVSNQLLVWYPAAALIDNKPVAPDRRVSGHVGVIFSMSYLESKGLLATASEDRSVRIWKVGDLRVPGGRVQNIGHCFGHSARVWQVKLLENYLISAGEDCVCLVWSHEGEILQAFRGHQGRGIRAIAAHERQAWVITGGDDSGIRLWHLMGRGYPGSGVSTLGFKSHSRPGALKAVTLAGSWRVLAVTDTGALYLYDLEVKCWEQLLEDKCFQSYCLLEAAPGPEGFGLCAMANGEGHVKVVPINTATAAVDLTLFHGKVHSLSWALRGYEELLLLASGPGGVVACLEISAAPSGKAIFVKERCRYLLPPSKQRWHTCSAFLPPGDFLVCGDRRGSVLLFPSRPDLLKDLGVGGKVGAGTGALGTGSGSGGSENTLAEWGPVSTLPSLHGKQGVTSVTCHGGYVYTTGRDGAYYQLLVRGGQLQPVLRQKSCRGMNWVAGLRMVADGSMVILGFHANEFVVWSPRSHEKLHIINCGGGHRSWAFSDTEAAMAFAYLKDGDVMLYRALGGCTRPHVILRESLHGREITCVKRVGTVTLGPEFGVPSFMQPDHLEPGSEGPGLIDIVITCSEDTTVCILALPTATGSAHALTAVCNHISSVRAVAVWGTGTPGGPQDPQPGLTAHVVSAGGRAEMHCFTIMVSPDPSTPSRLACHVMHLSSHRLDEYWDRQRNRHRMIKVDPETRYMSLAVCELDRPGLGPLVAAACSDGAVRTLGSGYSSWLKPSTTSAVCSRSTPSHTRQPISGGDCSCAVQPRMAAWPSGISPLCWTMALLPWCLQQTLGFPTGWAAPA
- the DALRD3 gene encoding DALR anticodon-binding domain-containing protein 3 isoform X1 — encoded protein: MRPTGLILPRGSNPDRDLVPGKAPTTHIVWGPRCALRLEVTGVDVGEPRRWPSLEPEVPERVVHAIVGLQGPGVAPVLSCAPTPAGLALQLRRSAVFERVLGAVAAYAAPTVPAAPGPRVVLHCPALRGSPCALRLSQLRAVLVADHLARALHAHRVSVRLVPAVRDPHMPTFLQQLRVEWPAASERAATEALRSRALAELTPARNAEALPPGALGRVYLKELVDERGRTTGYDPKLDSCLGRTRSLAGPESSRAPHSPPASALCVLFAVTEDLLAVLAELQQAVQDWAEDSSLGLAAAPDAGADSCMVVHVVSCEEEFQQQKLDLLWWKLDDQAPLRQKHLVCGPVKVAGAPGTLTAPEYYELRHAQVCKASALKRGRDLAQDSAWMEIFRVLSVATIKFEMLSTAPQSQLLLALADSSISTKGTKSGTFVMYNCARLATLFESYKCSMEQGLYPTFPPVSSLDFSLLHDEHPSPPQGEWLLLFNSILPFPDMLSQTAALPCTAPGLHITARTEMVCKFLVQLSMDFSSYYNRVHILGEPRPHLFGQMFARLQLLRAVREVLHTGLAMLGLPPLSHI
- the DALRD3 gene encoding DALR anticodon-binding domain-containing protein 3 isoform X2; this translates as MRPTGLILPRGSNPDRDLVPGKAPTTHIVWGPRCALRLEVTGVDVGEPRRWPSLEPEVPERVVHAIVGLQGPGVAPVLSCAPTPAGLALQLRRSAVFERVLGAVAAYAAPTVPAAPGPRVVLHCPALRGSPCALRLSQLRAVLVADHLARALHAHRVSVRLVPAVRDPHMPTFLQQLRVEWPAASERAATEALRSRALAELTPARNAEALPPGALGRVYLKELVDERGRTTGYDPKLDSCLVTEDLLAVLAELQQAVQDWAEDSSLGLAAAPDAGADSCMVVHVVSCEEEFQQQKLDLLWWKLDDQAPLRQKHLVCGPVKVAGAPGTLTAPEYYELRHAQVCKASALKRGRDLAQDSAWMEIFRVLSVATIKFEMLSTAPQSQLLLALADSSISTKGTKSGTFVMYNCARLATLFESYKCSMEQGLYPTFPPVSSLDFSLLHDEHPSPPQGEWLLLFNSILPFPDMLSQTAALPCTAPGLHITARTEMVCKFLVQLSMDFSSYYNRVHILGEPRPHLFGQMFARLQLLRAVREVLHTGLAMLGLPPLSHI
- the DALRD3 gene encoding DALR anticodon-binding domain-containing protein 3 isoform X4, with the protein product MRPTGLILPRGSNPDRDLVPGKAPTTHIVWGPRCALRLEVTGVDVGEPRRWPSLEPEVPERVVHAIVGLQGPGVAPVLSCAPTPAGLALQLRRSAVFERVLGAVAAYAAPTVPAAPGPRVVLHCPALRGSPCALRLSQLRAVLVADHLARALHAHRVSVRLVPAVRDPHMPTFLQQLRVEWPAASERAATEALRSRALAELTPARNAEALPPGALGRVYLKELVDERGRTTGYDPKLDSCLVTEDLLAVLAELQQAVQDWAEDSSLGLAAAPDAGADSCMVVHVVSCEEEFQQQKLDLLWWKLDDQAPLRQKHLVCGPVKVAGAPGTLTAPEYYELRHAQVCKASALKRGRDLAQDSAWMEIFRVLSVATIKFEMLSTAPQSQLLLALADSSISTKGTKSGTFVMYNCARLATLFESYKCSMEQGLYPTFPPVSSLDFSLLHDEGEWLLLFNSILPFPDMLSQTAALPCTAPGLHITARTEMVCKFLVQLSMDFSSYYNRVHILGEPRPHLFGQMFARLQLLRAVREVLHTGLAMLGLPPLSHI
- the DALRD3 gene encoding DALR anticodon-binding domain-containing protein 3 isoform X3, encoding MRLGVEETLGALNAALGPGGPVWFKETRARHLRVRDFLAPRRALEARFGDDQVPERVVHAIVGLQGPGVAPVLSCAPTPAGLALQLRRSAVFERVLGAVAAYAAPTVPAAPGPRVVLHCPALRGSPCALRLSQLRAVLVADHLARALHAHRVSVRLVPAVRDPHMPTFLQQLRVEWPAASERAATEALRSRALAELTPARNAEALPPGALGRVYLKELVDERGRTTGYDPKLDSCLVTEDLLAVLAELQQAVQDWAEDSSLGLAAAPDAGADSCMVVHVVSCEEEFQQQKLDLLWWKLDDQAPLRQKHLVCGPVKVAGAPGTLTAPEYYELRHAQVCKASALKRGRDLAQDSAWMEIFRVLSVATIKFEMLSTAPQSQLLLALADSSISTKGTKSGTFVMYNCARLATLFESYKCSMEQGLYPTFPPVSSLDFSLLHDEHPSPPQGEWLLLFNSILPFPDMLSQTAALPCTAPGLHITARTEMVCKFLVQLSMDFSSYYNRVHILGEPRPHLFGQMFARLQLLRAVREVLHTGLAMLGLPPLSHI
- the DALRD3 gene encoding DALR anticodon-binding domain-containing protein 3 isoform X6; translated protein: MRLGVEETLGALNAALGPGGPVWFKETRARHLRVRDFLAPRRALEARFGDDQVPERVVHAIVGLQGPGVAPVLSCAPTPAGLALQLRRSAVFERVLGAVAAYAAPTVPAAPGPRVVLHCPALRGSPCALRLSQLRAVLVADHLARALHAHRVSVRLVPAVRDPHMPTFLQQLRVEWPAASERAATEALRSRALAELTPARNAEALPPGALGRVYLKELVDERGRTTGYDPKLDSCLVTEDLLAVLAELQQAVQDWAEDSSLGLAAAPDAGADSCMVVHVVSCEEEFQQQKLDLLWWKLDDQAPLRQKHLVCGPVKVAGAPGTLTAPEYYELRHAQVCKASALKRGRDLAQDSAWMEIFRVLSVATIKFEMLSTAPQSQLLLALADSSISTKGTKSGTFVMYNCARLATLFESYKCSMEQGLYPTFPPVSSLDFSLLHDEGEWLLLFNSILPFPDMLSQTAALPCTAPGLHITARTEMVCKFLVQLSMDFSSYYNRVHILGEPRPHLFGQMFARLQLLRAVREVLHTGLAMLGLPPLSHI
- the DALRD3 gene encoding DALR anticodon-binding domain-containing protein 3 isoform X5, translated to MRPTGLILPRGSNPDRDLVPGKAPTTHIVWGPRCALRLEVTGVDVGEPRRWPSLEPEVPERVVHAIVGLQGPGVAPVLSCAPTPAGLALQLRRSAVFERVLGAVAAYAAPTVPAAPGPRVVLHCPALRGSPCALRLSQLRAVLVADHLARALHAHRVSVRLVPAVRDPHMPTFLQQLRVEWPAASERAATEALRSRALAELTPARNAEALPPGALGRVYLKELVDERGRTTGYDPKLDSCLVTEDLLAVLAELQQAVQDWAEDSSLGLAAAPDAGADSCMVVHVVSCEEEFQQQKLDLLWWKLDDQAPLRQKHLVCGPVKVAGAPGTLTAPEYYELRHAQVCKASALKRDSAWMEIFRVLSVATIKFEMLSTAPQSQLLLALADSSISTKGTKSGTFVMYNCARLATLFESYKCSMEQGLYPTFPPVSSLDFSLLHDEHPSPPQGEWLLLFNSILPFPDMLSQTAALPCTAPGLHITARTEMVCKFLVQLSMDFSSYYNRVHILGEPRPHLFGQMFARLQLLRAVREVLHTGLAMLGLPPLSHI
- the WDR6 gene encoding tRNA (34-2'-O)-methyltransferase regulator WDR6 isoform X1, with amino-acid sequence MDAHEDYVWPRATSELILLPVTGLECVGERLLAGEGPDVLVYTLDFGGHLRMMKRVQNLLGHYLIHGFRVRPEPNGDLDSEAMVAVFGSKGLRIVKIGWGQGRFRELWRSGLWNMSDWIWDARWLEGNMALALGHNSVVLYDPVVGCMLQDVPCTDRCTLSSACLIGDTWKELTIVAGAVSNQLLVWYPAAALIDNKPVAPDRRVSGHVGVIFSMSYLESKGLLATASEDRSVRIWKVGDLRVPGGRVQNIGHCFGHSARVWQVKLLENYLISAGEDCVCLVWSHEGEILQAFRGHQGRGIRAIAAHERQAWVITGGDDSGIRLWHLMGRGYPGSGVSTLGFKSHSRPGALKAVTLAGSWRVLAVTDTGALYLYDLEVKCWEQLLEDKCFQSYCLLEAAPGPEGFGLCAMANGEGHVKVVPINTATAAVDLTLFHGKVHSLSWALRGYEELLLLASGPGGVVACLEISAAPSGKAIFVKERCRYLLPPSKQRWHTCSAFLPPGDFLVCGDRRGSVLLFPSRPDLLKDLGVGGKVGAGTGALGTGSGSGGSENTLAEWGPVSTLPSLHGKQGVTSVTCHGGYVYTTGRDGAYYQLLVRGGQLQPVLRQKSCRGMNWVAGLRMVADGSMVILGFHANEFVVWSPRSHEKLHIINCGGGHRSWAFSDTEAAMAFAYLKDGDVMLYRALGGCTRPHVILRESLHGREITCVKRVGTVTLGPEFGVPSFMQPDHLEPGSEGPGLIDIVITCSEDTTVCILALPTATGSAHALTAVCNHISSVRAVAVWGTGTPGGPQDPQPGLTAHVVSAGGRAEMHCFTIMVSPDPSTPSRLACHVMHLSSHRLDEYWDRQRNRHRMIKVDPETRYMSLAVCELDRPGLGPLVAAACSDGAVRLFLLQDSGQRLQLLAETFHHKRCVLKVHSFTHEATNQRRRLFLCSAATDGSLAFWDLTTVLDHGSPALVPPADPGLPYRLGSPCLTLQAHSCGVNSLHTLPTREGHLVASGSEDGSLHVFVLTVEVPELEEAVGGAELVPQLQVLEEYSLPCAHAAHVTGLKILSPSLMVSASIDQRLTFWRLGHGEPTFMNSTVYHVADVADMDCWPVSPEFGHRCALGGQGLEVYNWYD